A window of the Schlesneria paludicola DSM 18645 genome harbors these coding sequences:
- a CDS encoding M48 family metallopeptidase codes for MNEPASQQRQILNAISGAVPLPAVSWKYTVGLLFTTAAILLVPLCYLLSVTLVIGCLVAFFLHLKWFLAGWTLVPRILVIGSVITVGASCLLGLIKPLFARMIIVQRPRTLRRNTEPFLYEYIDQLCDAVGTSRPTHIYVTCDLNAAAEFRRGWMGVFGRQDLSLYLGLPLVAGLTLRQFTGVLAHELGHFTQRAAMSLEYIVRRTNHWFAHAAHERDAVDVWLMVQCQNRGMLAPPCWFARGVVWITRRVLLCLSYAGNVIGCLMSREMEFSADRCEVRTVGATTLASTLRRLRELRLAHQTSLRDIAAFLEEGRLPDNLIALVIANTAFVSPKLKKKLRRLMDQEKTGIFDTHPSDIDRIQAGACDASPGMFQPGKLPPNLLATALFNRFEEISKTLTIEFYEGILNQPIKARDLHPVEKLMERQSEQIRAAKALRRYFQADIPRLRPLPLASQAADKPAHPREVANELKATRERMLSELTAYKDVTPRYQMAEETYFETISAQTLLQAGLPLNPHDYRLAKATLECAAAKQTRSREGIANLAAKLLPFETEAGNRLSFALQLLHLPNVARNIDDGDDLQYEVQTLLPEAALISHLMGELPSLRIVFMRLSTLCDAMKNAPANSGVNESIAQHVSTLRSRLVSIRKEMGGHLYPFDHAQAETTLQEYALPRIPAENELTELISVADALQSRLVTIQLRLFARLAQAAEKVEAVLGMPQLPEPDDDAAGEDFA; via the coding sequence ATGAACGAGCCTGCGAGCCAGCAGCGTCAAATTCTGAACGCGATCTCCGGAGCAGTGCCGCTCCCGGCAGTGTCGTGGAAATACACGGTTGGTCTGCTATTCACGACGGCAGCGATTTTGCTCGTACCACTGTGCTATCTGCTCTCAGTGACTTTGGTTATCGGCTGCCTTGTCGCATTCTTCCTCCATCTGAAATGGTTCCTTGCGGGCTGGACGCTTGTCCCCCGCATTCTTGTTATTGGTTCTGTGATCACGGTAGGTGCGTCTTGCCTTTTAGGGCTGATCAAGCCGTTGTTTGCCCGAATGATCATTGTTCAACGACCGCGGACGCTCCGAAGAAATACCGAGCCCTTTTTGTACGAATACATCGATCAATTGTGTGATGCTGTGGGGACCAGTCGCCCCACTCACATTTACGTGACGTGCGACTTGAACGCCGCCGCCGAGTTTCGACGTGGTTGGATGGGCGTTTTTGGACGCCAGGATCTGTCACTCTACCTCGGCCTGCCGCTGGTTGCGGGGTTGACTTTGCGTCAGTTTACTGGCGTGCTGGCCCACGAGCTCGGGCATTTTACACAGCGAGCAGCCATGTCGCTCGAATACATTGTACGACGAACGAATCACTGGTTTGCTCATGCCGCGCATGAACGCGATGCCGTCGATGTCTGGCTCATGGTTCAATGTCAGAACCGTGGGATGCTCGCGCCGCCGTGCTGGTTCGCACGTGGCGTCGTTTGGATCACTCGTCGGGTCCTCTTATGTCTGTCTTACGCTGGAAATGTCATCGGCTGTCTGATGTCACGAGAAATGGAATTCAGCGCGGATCGCTGCGAGGTGCGCACAGTCGGTGCAACAACCCTTGCGTCGACGTTGCGACGCTTGCGCGAATTGAGGCTGGCTCATCAAACATCTCTTCGCGATATCGCCGCATTTCTGGAAGAAGGTCGGCTTCCCGATAATCTGATCGCACTGGTCATCGCCAACACGGCATTCGTCTCGCCCAAATTGAAAAAGAAGCTTCGCCGCTTAATGGATCAAGAGAAAACGGGCATCTTCGATACCCACCCGTCCGATATCGATCGGATTCAAGCTGGCGCCTGCGATGCCTCGCCGGGAATGTTTCAACCTGGAAAATTGCCGCCGAATCTACTCGCGACCGCACTGTTCAATCGCTTCGAGGAAATCTCGAAAACATTGACCATCGAATTCTATGAAGGGATCTTGAACCAACCGATCAAAGCGAGAGATTTGCACCCGGTCGAAAAGCTAATGGAACGGCAAAGCGAGCAGATTCGCGCCGCAAAAGCACTCCGTCGATACTTCCAAGCGGATATTCCGCGACTGCGACCACTTCCCCTCGCCTCGCAGGCTGCAGACAAGCCGGCGCATCCACGCGAAGTCGCGAACGAGCTGAAAGCAACTCGTGAACGAATGCTGTCCGAACTAACGGCGTACAAAGATGTGACTCCTCGTTACCAAATGGCCGAAGAGACCTATTTCGAAACGATCTCAGCTCAAACCCTGCTTCAGGCCGGGCTGCCATTGAATCCGCACGACTATCGCCTGGCCAAAGCGACGCTGGAATGCGCCGCAGCGAAGCAAACGCGATCACGCGAAGGCATTGCGAACCTTGCTGCGAAGCTTCTGCCATTCGAAACAGAGGCTGGCAATCGCCTGTCGTTCGCCCTCCAATTGCTGCATCTACCCAATGTTGCGCGAAATATCGATGACGGTGACGATTTGCAGTACGAGGTACAGACTTTGTTACCAGAAGCAGCTTTGATCAGTCATCTCATGGGTGAGCTCCCTTCGCTCAGAATCGTCTTCATGCGGCTTTCAACGCTCTGCGATGCGATGAAAAACGCTCCTGCAAACTCAGGCGTCAACGAGTCGATTGCGCAGCACGTTTCGACCCTGCGGTCTCGGCTCGTGTCAATTCGAAAAGAGATGGGCGGACATCTCTATCCCTTTGACCACGCTCAGGCAGAAACCACACTGCAAGAGTATGCCCTGCCACGGATACCTGCCGAGAATGAACTGACCGAGCTGATCTCGGTTGCCGACGCCTTGCAGTCCAGGCTTGTTACGATTCAGCTTCGACTGTTCGCCCGACTCGCCCAGGCTGCAGAAAAAGTCGAAGCCGTGCTCGGGATGCCACAGCTTCCTGAACCCGACGACGACGCAGCCGGAGAAGACTTCGCGTGA
- a CDS encoding M81 family metallopeptidase produces MRIATGGISHETSSFAVKKTTLDDFANGFGLFRGDEVIQRFRGANICTGGFIEGSRTHGFELVPLLWGFAYPSGTIVRKDYELLKEEFLQRLRQDEATHGRIDGVLLDLHGAMVIEEIPDGDGDFIEAIRNYLGDDRPIVVTFDLHGNHTLRRVNAATAIVGFDTYPHIDMAERGREAADLIVKTIRHEIEPVMAFRSIPLFWHTPTQVTANPPMVEVIQFAHELERRQGILAVTIATGFPWADVPDVGASVIIVADRDATLASHAADEFSNWIWEQRERWYCPPKSVRDAIREGEIHGRYPIVLADHADNTGGGSPGDSTEILETFLDMGLSDALILYIVDPDVAKQAHAAGVGKQIDVLVGGKSADIQGPPVQMHATVMAVSHGDFTYDGPMYAGLTGNMGCSAWLKQDGVSVVVVTANEQPLGPAFAKTLGIDCRSMKYISVKSSAHFRASFEPIAGIILNVDAKAIHTHEFPLLRHQLRTRPVFPVEILPRDLS; encoded by the coding sequence ATGCGAATTGCCACAGGAGGAATCTCACATGAAACCAGTTCGTTCGCCGTGAAGAAAACGACTTTGGACGACTTCGCAAACGGGTTTGGTCTGTTTCGCGGCGACGAGGTGATTCAGCGATTTCGCGGAGCCAATATTTGCACCGGGGGGTTCATCGAGGGAAGTCGGACGCATGGATTTGAGCTGGTTCCATTATTGTGGGGATTTGCCTATCCGAGTGGCACTATCGTCCGAAAGGACTACGAGTTGCTGAAGGAAGAATTCCTTCAGCGGTTACGTCAGGATGAAGCGACACACGGACGAATTGACGGAGTACTGCTTGATCTCCATGGTGCGATGGTCATTGAGGAGATTCCTGACGGTGATGGCGATTTCATTGAAGCCATCAGAAACTATCTTGGCGACGATCGCCCCATTGTCGTAACGTTTGATCTTCATGGGAATCACACCCTGCGACGCGTCAATGCAGCAACGGCGATCGTTGGTTTTGATACGTACCCGCATATCGATATGGCGGAACGTGGTCGCGAGGCCGCTGACTTGATCGTCAAGACGATCCGCCACGAGATTGAGCCCGTGATGGCGTTTCGTTCAATTCCTCTCTTCTGGCACACACCAACTCAGGTGACCGCCAATCCTCCGATGGTTGAGGTGATTCAGTTCGCTCACGAATTGGAACGTCGCCAGGGAATCCTGGCCGTGACCATCGCCACGGGATTTCCATGGGCCGATGTCCCCGACGTGGGCGCGAGTGTCATCATCGTGGCCGACCGTGATGCGACGCTCGCGAGTCACGCTGCCGACGAGTTTTCGAATTGGATCTGGGAGCAACGCGAACGGTGGTACTGCCCTCCCAAGTCGGTCCGAGATGCCATTCGAGAAGGTGAGATTCACGGACGGTACCCCATCGTTCTCGCCGACCATGCCGACAATACCGGTGGAGGTTCACCTGGCGACTCAACCGAGATCCTGGAAACGTTTCTCGACATGGGCCTGTCCGATGCACTCATTCTGTACATCGTCGATCCCGATGTGGCGAAGCAAGCACATGCGGCAGGAGTTGGCAAGCAAATCGACGTTCTCGTCGGAGGCAAGTCGGCAGACATTCAGGGCCCGCCTGTCCAAATGCATGCGACGGTGATGGCCGTGTCTCATGGTGACTTTACTTACGATGGCCCGATGTATGCAGGTCTAACGGGGAACATGGGGTGTTCTGCGTGGCTGAAGCAAGACGGGGTGTCAGTCGTCGTCGTCACCGCGAACGAACAGCCGCTTGGCCCGGCATTCGCGAAAACACTGGGGATCGACTGTCGTTCCATGAAATATATTTCCGTGAAGTCATCAGCCCATTTTCGGGCGAGCTTCGAGCCGATCGCGGGCATCATTCTGAATGTGGATGCCAAGGCGATTCACACACACGAGTTTCCGTTGCTGCGTCACCAACTTCGTACCAGACCGGTCTTTCCGGTGGAGATTCTGCCGCGCGATTTGAGCTGA
- a CDS encoding type II secretion system F family protein, whose amino-acid sequence MAEYRYIARELSGQQVAGTVSAASEREALGSLAAKNLFPVSINLADAAKAHQANKRRQVPARILAVFYSQIADLLRSGVPLLRSLDLLVKQTRHVTLKLVVQEVRDQVADGTRLAEAMRQHPTVFNELTISMVRAGEEGSFLEESLQRIATFTEHQEELKGRVVGAMIYPAFLVVAGTIVVIGMLVFFVPMFDSIFDTMRKQGTLPTATVILLTTSDFLKKYGLLFLLGLIAAIFFGKSYFANEAGRRRYDELRLKIVGIGAVVRSLAVARFCRVLGTLLHNGVPILSALNIAKDATGNRVISEAIAQAADRVSSGRSLAEPLAECGQFPVDVLEMIAVGEEANNLEQVLVGVADKMERQTNRQLDLVVRLLEPLMLVAMAGVILFLLMALMLPIFNMSSMT is encoded by the coding sequence ATGGCCGAATATCGATACATCGCACGCGAACTCTCCGGACAACAAGTCGCGGGGACGGTTTCGGCGGCATCCGAACGGGAAGCGCTCGGTTCTCTGGCGGCGAAGAACTTATTTCCCGTCTCGATCAATCTGGCCGACGCGGCGAAGGCGCACCAGGCCAACAAGCGACGACAAGTACCAGCCAGAATCTTGGCGGTATTTTACTCTCAAATTGCCGACCTGCTGCGTTCAGGCGTGCCTTTGCTAAGGTCGCTGGATTTGCTGGTCAAGCAGACTCGGCACGTCACACTAAAACTTGTTGTTCAGGAAGTCCGCGATCAAGTCGCCGACGGAACACGTCTGGCCGAGGCGATGCGCCAGCACCCCACGGTGTTCAACGAGCTGACCATCAGTATGGTTCGTGCGGGCGAGGAAGGCAGCTTCCTGGAGGAATCACTTCAACGGATTGCGACGTTTACCGAGCATCAAGAGGAGCTTAAGGGCCGTGTCGTCGGTGCGATGATTTATCCCGCGTTCCTGGTCGTCGCAGGGACGATTGTGGTGATTGGGATGCTCGTCTTCTTTGTGCCGATGTTTGATTCCATTTTCGACACCATGCGGAAACAAGGAACATTGCCTACGGCAACCGTGATCTTGCTGACGACGAGTGACTTTCTAAAGAAATACGGGTTACTCTTTCTGTTGGGATTGATCGCCGCCATATTTTTCGGCAAATCTTACTTTGCGAATGAAGCCGGGCGGCGGCGCTATGATGAACTGCGGCTGAAGATTGTTGGCATCGGCGCGGTCGTGCGCAGCTTGGCAGTGGCCCGTTTCTGCCGAGTTCTCGGCACGTTGCTTCACAACGGCGTTCCCATCCTGAGCGCGCTGAATATCGCAAAAGATGCGACGGGCAATCGGGTCATTAGTGAAGCGATCGCACAGGCGGCAGATCGCGTGTCCTCGGGCAGGTCCCTTGCGGAGCCTTTGGCCGAGTGCGGGCAGTTTCCGGTGGATGTTCTGGAAATGATCGCGGTCGGCGAAGAAGCCAACAATCTCGAACAGGTTCTCGTCGGTGTTGCGGACAAGATGGAGCGGCAGACCAATCGACAATTGGATCTCGTCGTACGCTTGCTCGAGCCCTTGATGCTTGTCGCAATGGCGGGCGTCATTCTGTTCCTACTGATGGCGCTGATGCTTCCGATCTTCAACATGTCCTCGATGACATGA